A window of Kiritimatiellaceae bacterium contains these coding sequences:
- a CDS encoding EF-hand domain-containing protein produces the protein MRKILCGTLVMMTLCVFQAFGSADVNHDGLVSREECYAARTKLAQKAGKEFDQKAAEAFFNATDTNGDGFLSQEELAKPVKTK, from the coding sequence ATGCGGAAAATATTATGCGGAACACTGGTTATGATGACGCTTTGTGTATTTCAGGCGTTTGGCTCGGCAGATGTAAATCACGACGGATTGGTCAGCCGGGAAGAGTGCTATGCTGCACGCACCAAGCTGGCCCAAAAAGCCGGGAAAGAGTTTGACCAGAAGGCGGCGGAAGCCTTTTTTAATGCCACGGACACGAATGGGGATGGATTTCTAAGTCAAGAAGAGCTCGCCAAGCCGGTGAAAACCAAATAA
- a CDS encoding argininosuccinate synthase yields the protein MKVVLAYSGGLDTTVLLTWLQEQFNAQVICYCSNVGQEEELDGLEAKALKHGAVKCIVDDVCEEFAKDFVFPMMQANAIYEGTYLLGTSIARPLIAKRMMDIAIAEGAEAICHGATGKGNDQVRFELTAYSMKPDIKIIAPWRMPEVFKFKGRPDMINYLEEKGIPCQVSAKKPYSTDRNLLHISFEGGILEDPWNEADENMWCMTKPLSQAADKPEYVEISFEKGIPVAVNGKKLSPAALIRKLNAIGCEHAIGRIDIVENRFTGMKDRGIYETPGGTILHHAHRAMESITMDREVMHLRDSLIPKYATLVYNGFWFAPEREMLQAAILESQKMVTGDVRVKLFKGGVHICGRRSPYSLYDSKVVSFDEAGGYDQTDATGFIKLNALRLRVRAAMQKK from the coding sequence ATGAAAGTTGTATTGGCATATTCAGGCGGTCTGGACACGACGGTGCTTCTGACCTGGCTTCAGGAACAGTTTAACGCGCAAGTGATCTGCTACTGCTCAAACGTCGGGCAGGAGGAAGAGCTCGACGGGCTGGAAGCCAAAGCGCTCAAGCACGGCGCGGTTAAATGTATCGTGGACGATGTCTGCGAAGAGTTCGCGAAGGATTTCGTTTTTCCGATGATGCAGGCGAACGCCATCTATGAAGGCACTTATCTGCTGGGCACTTCGATTGCCCGCCCGCTGATCGCCAAGCGTATGATGGATATTGCCATCGCCGAGGGCGCGGAAGCCATCTGTCACGGCGCGACCGGCAAGGGCAACGATCAAGTTCGCTTTGAGCTGACCGCTTATTCGATGAAGCCCGACATCAAAATCATCGCTCCGTGGCGCATGCCGGAAGTCTTTAAGTTCAAGGGCCGCCCGGACATGATCAACTATCTGGAGGAGAAGGGTATTCCTTGTCAGGTTTCCGCCAAGAAGCCATACAGCACCGACCGCAACCTGCTGCACATCAGTTTTGAAGGCGGCATTCTGGAAGATCCGTGGAATGAGGCGGATGAAAATATGTGGTGCATGACCAAGCCGCTGTCACAGGCCGCTGACAAGCCGGAGTATGTCGAAATCAGTTTCGAAAAGGGCATCCCGGTTGCTGTTAACGGCAAAAAACTTTCGCCTGCCGCGCTGATCCGTAAACTAAACGCTATCGGTTGCGAACACGCCATCGGACGCATCGACATCGTCGAAAACCGCTTCACCGGCATGAAAGATCGCGGCATCTACGAAACTCCCGGCGGAACGATTCTGCACCACGCGCATCGCGCCATGGAATCCATCACCATGGATCGCGAAGTGATGCATCTGCGCGACTCGCTGATTCCGAAGTATGCCACGCTGGTTTATAACGGCTTTTGGTTCGCACCGGAGCGCGAAATGCTTCAGGCGGCGATTCTGGAAAGTCAGAAAATGGTCACCGGCGATGTGCGCGTGAAGCTCTTCAAGGGTGGCGTGCATATCTGCGGACGCCGTTCGCCGTATTCGCTCTACGACTCGAAGGTTGTCAGCTTTGACGAAGCGGGCGGCTACGACCAGACTGACGCGACCGGCTTTATCAAGCTGAACGCTCTTCGTCTGCGTGTTCGCGCCGCGATGCAGAAGAAATAA
- a CDS encoding 4-hydroxy-tetrahydrodipicolinate synthase — protein sequence MLQGAHTAIVTPFNADGSVDFVRYRELIEFQIENGIDGIVPVGTTGESPTLNNDEHMKVIEETVKAVHGRVLVIAGTGANSTAEAVELTTLAKELGVDATLQVTPYYNKPNQEGLFRHFSMVADIGLPVVLYNVPGRTSREIAIETVARLATHPNVVAVKEAGGKVERVRQTLDVCDLEVLSGDDALALPMMRDGAIGVISVASNVVPGVVASLIHTALEGNWDAAQLLHNQYVKLFDAMFVDTNPIPVKAALAMMGKIEEVYRLPLCEMSATDKETLQKAMVSAGVL from the coding sequence ATGCTACAAGGAGCCCATACAGCGATTGTCACTCCGTTCAACGCGGACGGATCAGTTGACTTCGTCCGCTATCGCGAGCTGATCGAATTTCAGATCGAAAACGGAATTGACGGAATTGTGCCGGTCGGTACGACCGGCGAGTCGCCGACTCTCAACAACGACGAGCACATGAAGGTGATCGAAGAAACCGTCAAAGCGGTTCATGGCCGTGTGCTGGTGATTGCCGGAACGGGCGCCAATTCAACCGCCGAGGCGGTCGAACTGACGACGCTGGCCAAGGAGCTGGGCGTGGATGCCACGCTTCAGGTAACGCCGTATTACAACAAGCCGAATCAGGAAGGGCTTTTCCGCCATTTTTCAATGGTCGCCGATATCGGTTTGCCGGTGGTACTTTATAACGTTCCGGGCCGTACGAGCCGCGAAATTGCCATCGAAACCGTAGCACGGCTGGCGACTCATCCGAACGTGGTGGCGGTCAAAGAGGCGGGCGGCAAGGTGGAACGGGTTCGCCAGACACTGGATGTCTGTGACCTTGAAGTGCTTTCCGGCGACGACGCTCTGGCGCTACCGATGATGCGTGACGGCGCGATCGGCGTAATCAGCGTGGCCTCAAACGTGGTGCCGGGTGTGGTGGCTTCGCTCATCCACACCGCTCTGGAAGGCAACTGGGATGCCGCTCAACTTCTCCATAACCAGTACGTGAAGCTTTTTGATGCCATGTTCGTTGACACCAATCCGATTCCGGTCAAGGCCGCGCTGGCCATGATGGGTAAAATCGAAGAGGTTTACCGCCTGCCGCTTTGCGAGATGAGCGCGACAGATAAGGAAACTTTGCAGAAGGCGATGGTGTCAGCGGGCGTTCTATAA
- a CDS encoding RimK family protein → MAVRNLIILNNPAHWTFDIEEVEVVSAKAYLTESRYAEMKNARVFNLCRSYRYQSVGYYVSLLAAARDHRAIPSVTTMQDFRSQTIIRTIAEDIDELIQKTFAKVAEKEITLYIYFGQTVLPEHRYIGRSLYNLFQAPLLKVSFEFTKKWLIQQITPLSLGLIPEVDQAHIAEFARTYFSRKRFHDTRIQQYAYDLAILVNPGEKNAPSCARALRQFEEAADELNVYTEFITREDYSRLPEFDALFIRETTSVNHHTYRFSRKAHAEGLVVIDDPWSIMRCANKVYLAERLAQAKLPAPRTVILQKESLKSSPASLGITFPCVLKQPDSAFSQGVVKAEDEAQFRTQLDELFEKSDLIIAQEFMASDFDWRVGILDRKPLYVCKYYMADGHWQIRNWAGEPGNLDGDSETLRVEDAPPAVVQTALKAANLIGDGFYGVDLKQIGDKVVVIEVNDNPSIDYGVEDLVLKDELYLTVIRSIINRIDGPRK, encoded by the coding sequence GTGGCCGTTCGTAATCTGATTATTCTAAACAATCCAGCGCATTGGACGTTTGATATCGAGGAAGTCGAAGTGGTTTCGGCTAAGGCCTATCTGACCGAAAGCCGTTATGCGGAAATGAAAAACGCGCGGGTGTTCAATCTCTGCCGTTCGTACCGGTATCAGTCCGTCGGGTATTACGTTTCTCTGCTGGCCGCTGCCCGCGATCACCGCGCTATTCCCAGCGTGACCACCATGCAGGATTTCCGTTCGCAGACCATCATTCGCACCATTGCGGAAGATATCGATGAGCTGATTCAGAAAACCTTCGCCAAGGTGGCGGAAAAAGAAATCACCCTTTACATTTATTTCGGTCAGACTGTTCTGCCTGAACACCGCTACATCGGGCGCTCTCTCTATAATCTATTTCAAGCACCGCTGCTCAAAGTCAGTTTTGAATTCACGAAAAAGTGGCTGATTCAGCAGATTACGCCGCTTTCGCTCGGGTTAATTCCGGAAGTTGATCAGGCGCACATCGCCGAATTCGCCCGCACTTATTTTTCGCGCAAGCGTTTCCATGACACACGGATTCAGCAGTACGCCTACGACCTCGCCATTCTGGTTAATCCGGGAGAAAAAAATGCGCCGTCCTGCGCTCGGGCTCTCCGGCAGTTTGAGGAAGCCGCCGACGAACTCAACGTCTATACCGAATTTATCACGCGGGAAGACTATAGCCGTCTGCCCGAATTCGACGCACTGTTCATCCGAGAAACCACTTCGGTGAATCACCATACGTACCGCTTTTCGCGCAAGGCCCACGCCGAAGGTCTGGTTGTCATTGATGATCCGTGGTCTATCATGCGCTGCGCCAACAAGGTGTACCTCGCGGAACGGCTGGCGCAGGCCAAGCTGCCCGCACCGCGCACCGTCATCCTTCAGAAAGAATCGTTGAAAAGTTCGCCGGCGAGTCTGGGGATCACCTTCCCGTGTGTACTTAAACAGCCTGACAGCGCCTTCTCGCAGGGCGTGGTTAAGGCGGAAGACGAAGCACAGTTCCGCACTCAGCTGGACGAGCTGTTTGAAAAATCAGACCTGATCATCGCACAGGAATTTATGGCGTCGGATTTCGACTGGCGCGTCGGCATCCTCGATCGCAAGCCGCTTTATGTCTGCAAGTATTATATGGCGGACGGTCATTGGCAGATTCGCAACTGGGCCGGCGAACCCGGAAATCTTGACGGGGACAGCGAAACCTTGCGGGTCGAAGACGCGCCGCCTGCGGTTGTGCAGACTGCGCTGAAAGCCGCCAACCTGATTGGCGACGGTTTTTACGGCGTGGATCTCAAGCAGATCGGGGATAAGGTTGTTGTGATCGAAGTCAACGATAACCCCAGCATCGATTACGGCGTCGAAGACCTTGTCCTCAAAGACGAACTTTACCTCACCGTCATTCGCTCCATCATCAACCGCATTGACGGTCCGCGGAAATAG
- a CDS encoding GNAT family N-acetyltransferase, producing MSTIHIRAATRDDLPAIEVIEKTCFHDDLRASPRALRHSLKSPIQSVWVAVAGRETVGAMVLYHHPRSLRIFSIAVLPAFRGSGTGRQMMEMALSLARRADRTAVTLEAEHSKPALIKWYESFGFEIKKILQDYHASGRHAVRMRLELKSALKGGRVRGRS from the coding sequence ATGAGTACCATCCACATCCGGGCCGCGACACGGGACGATCTTCCGGCGATTGAGGTTATAGAAAAAACCTGTTTTCATGACGACTTGCGCGCCAGTCCACGCGCCTTGCGGCATAGTCTAAAAAGTCCGATCCAAAGCGTCTGGGTTGCCGTTGCCGGCCGCGAAACCGTTGGCGCCATGGTGCTCTACCATCACCCGCGCTCCCTGCGAATTTTCTCCATCGCCGTTCTGCCTGCTTTTCGCGGCAGCGGGACGGGTCGGCAGATGATGGAAATGGCGTTGAGTCTGGCTCGGCGCGCCGACCGTACGGCTGTGACGCTCGAGGCGGAACACAGCAAACCCGCCCTCATCAAATGGTATGAGAGTTTCGGTTTTGAAATCAAAAAAATACTTCAGGATTATCATGCATCGGGCCGTCACGCTGTCCGCATGCGACTGGAATTAAAATCTGCGCTCAAAGGAGGGCGCGTTCGTGGCCGTTCGTAA
- a CDS encoding diaminopimelate decarboxylase, translated as MPQKKCPLNREQLEALTKKFPTPFHLYDEAAIRANARALKAAFAWNPGFKEYFAVKATPNPYLMKVLKTEGFGADCSSLPELMLAESIGLSGEEVIFTSNDTPADEYVKAVQLGAIINLDDITHIEFIEQCAGLPELVCFRYNPGPLKGGNAIIGHPEEAKYGFTRPQLFEGYRILRDKGVKRFGLHTMVASNELDATYFIETAHLLFDLVGELSAELGIEFEFVNIGGGIGIPYKPEQKPVDLALVGEGIRKLYTEKIEKAGLGPLDVRLECGRMVTGPFGWLVSRVLHKKNTYKQYVGLDACMANLMRPALYGAYHHITVPGKENLPHDFVCDVTGSLCENNDKFAINRALPPVEIGDLVVIHDAGAHGHAMGFNYNGKLRSAELLLRENGEVVQIRRAETVQDYFATLDFAGLNKFKV; from the coding sequence ATGCCGCAAAAGAAATGTCCTTTAAACCGTGAACAGCTTGAAGCGCTGACGAAAAAATTTCCGACGCCTTTCCATCTTTATGATGAGGCGGCCATCCGCGCCAATGCCCGCGCCCTGAAAGCCGCGTTTGCGTGGAACCCGGGCTTCAAGGAATATTTCGCCGTCAAGGCCACGCCCAATCCGTACCTGATGAAAGTTCTGAAAACCGAAGGGTTCGGCGCGGACTGCTCGTCGCTTCCGGAGCTGATGCTGGCGGAATCGATCGGTCTTTCCGGCGAAGAAGTCATTTTCACTTCCAACGACACGCCCGCCGATGAATATGTGAAGGCCGTACAGCTCGGTGCGATTATCAATCTCGACGACATCACGCATATTGAATTTATCGAACAGTGCGCCGGACTGCCGGAACTGGTCTGCTTCCGCTACAATCCCGGCCCGCTGAAAGGCGGCAACGCGATTATCGGCCATCCTGAAGAGGCGAAGTACGGCTTCACCCGCCCGCAGCTTTTTGAAGGCTACCGGATTCTGCGCGACAAAGGTGTGAAACGTTTCGGCCTGCACACGATGGTGGCTTCGAACGAACTCGACGCGACCTATTTCATCGAAACAGCGCATCTGCTGTTTGATCTGGTTGGCGAACTTTCCGCCGAACTGGGAATTGAATTTGAATTCGTCAACATTGGCGGAGGAATCGGCATTCCGTACAAGCCGGAGCAAAAGCCGGTCGATCTGGCGCTTGTTGGCGAAGGCATCCGCAAGCTTTATACCGAGAAAATTGAAAAAGCCGGGCTCGGCCCGCTCGACGTGCGGCTGGAATGCGGGCGGATGGTGACCGGCCCCTTCGGCTGGCTGGTCAGCCGCGTGCTTCACAAAAAGAACACCTATAAGCAGTACGTCGGTCTCGATGCCTGCATGGCGAACTTGATGCGTCCGGCACTCTATGGTGCTTACCACCACATTACCGTGCCTGGGAAAGAAAACCTGCCGCATGACTTCGTCTGTGATGTAACCGGATCGCTTTGCGAAAACAACGATAAGTTCGCCATCAACCGTGCGCTGCCGCCGGTTGAAATCGGCGACCTCGTGGTGATTCACGATGCCGGTGCACACGGACATGCGATGGGCTTTAACTACAACGGCAAATTGCGCTCCGCCGAACTGTTGTTGCGCGAAAACGGCGAGGTCGTCCAGATCCGTCGCGCCGAAACGGTTCAGGATTATTTTGCCACGCTTGATTTTGCTGGTTTGAATAAATTTAAGGTATAG